One window of Papaver somniferum cultivar HN1 chromosome 9, ASM357369v1, whole genome shotgun sequence genomic DNA carries:
- the LOC113311828 gene encoding BTB/POZ and MATH domain-containing protein 3-like, whose translation MKRSELETSSYLKNDCLSIHCTVEVVHDRFETAQTNIQEGKHDIIPVPPSDMIQNLKDLLESEIGSDVTFQVGNEFFRAHKSILAARSPAMLYLYSDELPEPRELSDSDSLCTSITIMQHLLDAVDRFDLDRLRLMCEAKLCEEITTNTVATTLALEEQHQCLQLKTACLKFAAKPENLEEIMKSDGFAYLEKSCPSLLVDLLKTSALIDKNHVAAYENDQSVMS comes from the exons ATGAAGAGGTCGGAGTTGGAGACGTCAAGTTATCTCAAGAACGATTGTCTTAGCATTCATTGTACAGTAGAAGTAGTGCATGATCGTTTTGAAACAGCGCAAACTAATATCCAAGAGGGTAAACATGATATTATTCCTGTACCTCCATCGGATATGATTCAGAATCTCAAGGATTTGCTTGAATCTGAAATTGGTTCTGACGTTACGTTTCAGGTTGGCAATGAATTCTTCAGAGCTCATAAGTCGATTCTTGCAGCTCGATCTCCC GCCATGTTATATTTGTACTCGGATGAACTTCCCGAGCCACGTGAACTTTCTGATTCAGATTCTCTTTGCACTTCAATTACGATCATGCAACATCTGTTAGATGCAGTAGATCGCTTCGATCTTGATCGATTGAGACTCATGTGTGAGGCAAAATTATGTGAAGAAATAACCACAAATACCGTGGCAACAACACTGGCCCTAGAAGAACAACACCAATGCCTGCAACTGAAAACTGCTTGTCTAAAGTTCGCAGCTAAACCCGAAAATTTAGAAG AAATTATGAAGTCTGATGggtttgcatatcttgagaaaagTTGTCCATCATTATTAGTTGATCTGCTGAAGACTAGTGCACTGATAGATAAAAAT CATGTGGCAGCTTATGAGAATGATCAGTCAGTAATGTCTTGA